One segment of Paenibacillus sp. FSL R7-0337 DNA contains the following:
- a CDS encoding DEAD/DEAH box helicase has translation MIKHLYAIWLGDVLFCFSGETSEPKVDAWTRVIKRLELRSGWRPFAGAALRLAEVKYPAAAAAEGKPARRGLPGRTLEGLALSPKDAFELLLAWDEQASSAQGIEPGGELRYWSAAARFALELMGKGGIVPGAQPPRKVGSRRRGGEQAAAVCWSPAFREEADKEFFLQMAASMPVLALGTHVAEEGDLSSREEAGGYVLYSFLQAVMTAEIKNVVAAHEGALAPYKANYRRGYSPLTELWWNSLLTGSRDIPVQGTPAEVTELLSVVNETAGHEVPHFETEEARSGQLSLGLRLEPPAEESELWQLTFWAESREEGEFWIPAEAVWSSREREFTLWGKRYRNIQQQLLAALGRAAKSSPDIRRSLAEPAPRGIELPPERLYFFLKESVQQLRERGITVQMPSRWSREGRRRIGMRMKMQPPVGGMDGPVQPALGMEELISFRIEASLGDSDITEDELNALVEAGVPFVRFRGEWIEVDPKEVRQVLRYIKRGESGEMTAADWMRLEAEDGDERLWKGMSVTGMETSGLLASLMHGDALRGMPLRPVPEDLNGTLRPYQERGYQWLTALSSLGFGVCLADDMGLGKTIQVITCLLDRALNAPPGEKQEPVLILCPTSLLGNWQRELQRFAPSLSLHIHHGGRRVRGEGFRELAASHEIVLTTYHLAGRDSEDLAGVRWSTVVLDEAQYIKNHRTKQAQSVMKLSAPHRIAMTGTPVENRLGELWSIFHFLNPGYLGTYHSFRQRYVSGEGGERLRELHRLVSPFLLRRLKSDPDISKDLPEKLELKSYCPLTETQAALYQGVVDEMLGVIGERSGMARRGLVLSSLTKLKQICDHPQLFRKDEGRSLRSEPSGKMDVMFEVLDSISELGESALIFTQYVAMGELLVSRLARRYGQTPLFLHGGISKRERDEMVHAFQEGEGPAFFVLSLKAGGVGLNLTRANHVLHYDRWWNPAVENQATDRAFRIGQHKNVQVHKLICQGTLEERIDELIERKKSLSEQVVGSGENWLTEMSNHELKELIELQGQDWM, from the coding sequence ACGCATGGACACGCGTGATCAAACGGCTGGAGCTCCGTAGCGGCTGGCGTCCTTTTGCGGGTGCTGCCCTGCGGCTGGCGGAAGTGAAGTATCCTGCGGCCGCTGCTGCGGAGGGCAAGCCGGCGCGGCGCGGACTGCCCGGACGCACCCTGGAAGGGCTGGCGCTGTCGCCGAAGGATGCCTTCGAGCTGCTGCTGGCCTGGGATGAACAGGCCAGCAGCGCCCAAGGCATTGAGCCTGGGGGAGAGCTGCGCTACTGGTCGGCAGCGGCCCGCTTCGCGCTGGAGCTGATGGGCAAGGGCGGGATTGTGCCCGGCGCTCAGCCGCCGCGCAAGGTGGGCTCGCGGCGGCGCGGCGGCGAACAGGCTGCTGCTGTATGCTGGTCACCGGCGTTCCGGGAAGAGGCGGATAAGGAGTTCTTCCTGCAGATGGCGGCCTCTATGCCGGTGCTTGCGCTCGGCACGCATGTAGCCGAGGAAGGCGACCTGTCCTCGCGCGAGGAAGCAGGCGGATATGTGCTGTATTCCTTCCTGCAGGCGGTCATGACCGCCGAGATCAAGAATGTGGTTGCCGCCCATGAGGGCGCGCTGGCGCCGTATAAGGCCAATTACCGCCGCGGCTATTCTCCGCTGACCGAGCTGTGGTGGAACAGTCTGCTTACCGGCAGCCGGGATATCCCCGTGCAGGGGACCCCGGCTGAGGTGACGGAGCTGCTGAGCGTGGTGAACGAGACGGCGGGCCATGAGGTGCCGCATTTCGAGACCGAGGAGGCCCGCAGCGGACAGCTTAGTCTGGGCCTGCGGCTGGAGCCGCCGGCAGAGGAGAGCGAGCTGTGGCAACTGACCTTCTGGGCGGAGAGCCGGGAGGAGGGGGAATTCTGGATTCCGGCGGAAGCGGTGTGGAGCAGCCGGGAGCGGGAATTCACCCTATGGGGCAAGAGATACCGCAATATCCAGCAGCAGCTGCTTGCAGCTCTGGGACGGGCGGCGAAGAGCTCGCCGGATATCCGGCGTTCGCTGGCTGAACCGGCTCCGCGCGGTATTGAGCTGCCGCCGGAGCGGCTGTATTTCTTCTTGAAGGAGAGCGTGCAGCAGCTTCGGGAACGGGGAATTACGGTGCAGATGCCATCGCGCTGGAGCCGTGAGGGACGTCGGCGGATCGGCATGAGAATGAAGATGCAGCCGCCGGTTGGCGGAATGGACGGTCCGGTTCAGCCGGCGCTGGGCATGGAAGAGCTGATCTCTTTCCGCATCGAAGCCTCTCTAGGGGATTCGGATATCACTGAGGATGAATTAAATGCCCTGGTGGAGGCGGGCGTGCCTTTTGTGCGCTTCCGGGGAGAATGGATTGAAGTGGACCCCAAGGAAGTGCGTCAGGTCCTGAGATATATTAAGCGTGGTGAGAGCGGAGAGATGACAGCAGCCGACTGGATGCGCCTGGAGGCGGAGGATGGCGATGAGCGGCTGTGGAAGGGCATGTCGGTTACCGGCATGGAGACCTCCGGCCTGCTGGCTTCCCTCATGCATGGCGATGCGCTGCGCGGGATGCCGCTGCGTCCGGTGCCGGAGGACCTGAACGGGACACTGCGTCCTTATCAGGAGCGGGGGTATCAGTGGCTTACGGCACTAAGCAGCCTCGGATTCGGAGTCTGCCTGGCTGATGATATGGGCCTCGGCAAAACCATACAGGTCATTACCTGCCTGCTGGACCGGGCGCTGAATGCCCCTCCAGGCGAAAAGCAGGAGCCTGTACTGATTCTCTGCCCGACCTCTTTGCTGGGGAACTGGCAGCGGGAGTTGCAGCGCTTCGCCCCTTCGCTTAGCTTGCATATTCACCATGGAGGACGGCGGGTGCGCGGCGAAGGATTCAGGGAACTGGCGGCCAGCCATGAGATTGTGCTGACCACCTACCATTTGGCGGGCCGGGACAGCGAGGATCTGGCCGGGGTACGCTGGTCTACTGTTGTGCTGGATGAAGCGCAGTATATCAAGAATCACCGCACCAAGCAGGCGCAGAGCGTCATGAAGCTGAGCGCGCCGCACCGGATCGCAATGACCGGTACTCCGGTGGAGAACCGGCTGGGCGAGCTGTGGTCGATTTTCCATTTTCTCAACCCAGGCTATCTGGGCACGTACCATTCCTTCCGCCAGCGTTATGTGTCGGGAGAGGGCGGCGAACGGCTGCGTGAGCTGCACCGGCTGGTCTCGCCCTTCCTGCTGCGGCGTCTCAAGAGTGACCCGGATATCTCGAAGGATCTGCCGGAGAAGCTTGAGCTGAAGTCCTACTGTCCGCTTACGGAGACCCAGGCAGCGCTGTATCAGGGCGTTGTGGATGAGATGCTAGGCGTCATCGGCGAGCGCTCGGGAATGGCCCGGCGGGGGCTGGTGCTGTCTTCACTGACCAAGCTGAAGCAAATCTGCGATCATCCCCAGCTGTTCCGCAAGGACGAGGGGCGGAGCCTGCGCAGTGAGCCTTCGGGTAAAATGGATGTCATGTTCGAGGTGCTCGACAGCATCTCCGAGCTTGGCGAATCGGCGCTGATCTTCACCCAGTATGTGGCGATGGGCGAACTGCTGGTCAGCCGGCTGGCCCGAAGATACGGTCAGACGCCGTTGTTCCTGCATGGCGGTATCTCGAAGCGCGAGCGCGACGAGATGGTGCATGCTTTTCAGGAGGGGGAAGGTCCGGCCTTCTTCGTTCTCTCGCTTAAGGCAGGAGGCGTCGGCCTCAACCTGACACGGGCCAATCATGTGCTGCATTATGACCGCTGGTGGAACCCGGCCGTAGAGAATCAGGCGACGGACCGCGCCTTCCGGATCGGACAGCACAAGAATGTGCAGGTTCATAAGCTGATCTGCCAGGGGACGTTAGAGGAGAGAATTGACGAGCTGATTGAACGTAAAAAAAGCCTGTCCGAGCAGGTCGTCGGCTCCGGGGAGAACTGGTTGACCGAGATGTCTAACCATGAGCTCAAAGAGCTGATTGAACTACAGGGACAGGACTGGATGTAG